From a single Rutidosis leptorrhynchoides isolate AG116_Rl617_1_P2 chromosome 5, CSIRO_AGI_Rlap_v1, whole genome shotgun sequence genomic region:
- the LOC139847379 gene encoding uncharacterized protein, whose translation MAISKKADSRLCRRIVVSVLDLMTSGWADTTFGMYYVPPLLVSARMTSHLTNNVRSFCKLSHDTSRVSSSKTPEESETPLDYRRVILIFCVLMHQNALIKKIDAGKVKPSSESDVESPEDEPA comes from the exons ATGGCTATTTCAAAGAAGGCTGATTCCCGTCTTTGTCGTCGCATCGTCGTGTCTGTTCTCGATCTTATGACTTCTG GGTGGGCGGACACCACCTTTGGGATGTACTATGTTCCGCCTCTGCTTGTTAGTGCACGGATGACATCACACCTCACCAACAACGTGCGATCTTTTTGCAAGCTGTCTCATG ATACATCTCGTGTATCATCATCCAAAACTCCCGAGGAGTCAGAAACTCCG CTTGATTACAGACGAGTCATCTTGATTTTTTGTGTACTAATGCATCAGAATGCTCTGATCAAAAAGATAGATGCTGGTAAAG TTAAACCTAGTTCTGAAAGTGATGTTGAGAGTCCTGAAGATGAACCGGCCTAG